The following proteins are co-located in the Procambarus clarkii isolate CNS0578487 chromosome 16, FALCON_Pclarkii_2.0, whole genome shotgun sequence genome:
- the LOC123759959 gene encoding uncharacterized protein encodes MTMGGPIVVVAVIYYPPPNDRRPRQKYDRNNMAVNNIIERAASAACRNRSHLLIMMDFNHRMIDWNNKELHGGEDTRRAKLVEVASTLEEVASTLAEVASTLAEVASTLEEVASTLAEVASTLAEVASTLAEVASTLAEVASTLEEVASTLAEVVYTLAEVASTLAEVASTLAEVASTLAEAASTLAEVASTLAEVASTLAEIVYTLAEVVYTLAEQRSSTLAEAASTLAEVVYTLAEVFYTLAEVAYTLAEVVYTLAEVVYTLAEVVYTLAEVVYTLAEAASTLAEVVYTLAEAASTLAEVVYTLAEVVYTLAEVAYTLAEVAYTLAEVASTLAEVASTLAEVTYTLAEVAYTLAEVVFTLAEVAYTLAEVAYTLAEVASTLAEVTYTLAEVVYTLAEVAYTLAEVAYTLAEVASTLAEVASTLAEVAYTLAEVVYTLAEVAYTLAEVAYTLAEVVYTLAEVAYTLAEVAYTLAEVAYTLAEVASTLAEVTYTLAEVVYTLAEVVYTLAEVVYTLTEVVYTLAEVVYTLAEVVYILAEVASTLTEVVYTLAEVVYTLAEVVYTLAEVASTLTEVVYTLAEVVYTLAEAASTLTEVVYTLAEVASTLTEVVYTLAEAASTLTEVVYTLAEVVYTLAEVVYTLAEAASTLTEVVYTLAEVVYTLAEAASTLTEVVYTLAEVVYTLAEVVYTLAEAASTLTEVVYTLAEVVYTLAEAASTLTEVVYTLAEVVYTLAEVVYTLAEAASTLTEVVYTLAEVVYTLAEAASTLTEVVYTLAEVVYTPAEVVYTLAEVVYTLAEVVYTLAEVVYTLAEVVYILAEVVYTLAEAVYILAEVAITSDILSTLPPSQVHLWYNWE; translated from the exons atgacgatgggaggacctatAGTAGTAGTAGCGGTGATATattaccctccaccaaatgacagaagacccaggcaaaagtatgacagaaacaacatggcagttaataacataattgagagggcagcctctgctgcctgtagaaatcgatcccatctgctcatcatgatgGACTTCAATCACAGAATGATAGACTGGAACAACAAGGAattgcatggaggagaggatacacggagggccaaactagtggag GTCGCCTCCACTCTAGAGGAGGTGGCCTCCACTCTAGCAGAGGTCGCCTCCACTCTAGCAGAGGTCGCCTCCACTCTAGAGGAGGTGGCCTCCACTCTAGCAGAGGTCGCCTCCACTCTAGCAGAGGTCGCCTCCACTCTAGCAGAGGTCGCCTCCACTCTAGCAGAGGTCGCCTCCACTCTAGAGGAGGTGGCCTCCACTCTAGCAGAGGTCGTCTACACTCTAGCAGAGGTCGCCTCCACTCTAGCAGAGGTCGCCTCCACTCTAGCAGAGGTTGCCTCCACTCTAGCAGAGGCCGCCTCCACTCTAGCAGAGGTCGCCTCCACTCTAGCAGAGGTCGCCTCCACTCTAGCAGAGATCGTCTACACTCTAGCAGAGGTCGTCTACACTCTAGCAGAG CAGAGGTCGTCTACACTAGCAGAGGCCGCCTCCACTCTAGCAGAGGTCGTCTACACTCTAGCAGAGGTCTTCTACACTCTAGCAGAGGTCGCCTACACTCTAGCAGAGGTCGTCTACACTCTAGCAGAGGTCGTCTACACTCTAGCAGAGGTCGTCTACACTCTAGCAGAGGTCGTCTACACTCTAGCAGAGGCCGCCTCCACTCTAGCAGAGGTCGTCTACACTCTAGCAGAGGCCGCCTCCACTCTAGCAGAGGTCGTCTACACTCTAGCAGAGGTCGTCTACACTCTAGCAGAGGTCGCCTACACTCTAGCAGAGGTCGCCTACACTCTAGCAGAGGTCGCCTCCACTCTAGCAGAGGTCGCCTCCACTCTAGCAGAGGTCACCTACACTCTAGCAGAGGTCGCCTACACTCTAGCAGAGGTCGTCTTCACTCTAGCAGAGGTCGCCTACACTCTAGCAGAGGTCGCCTACACTCTAGCAGAGGTCGCCTCCACTCTAGCAGAAGTCACCTACACTCTAGCAGAGGTCGTCTACACTCTAGCAGAGGTCGCCTACACTCTAGCAGAGGTCGCCTACACTCTAGCAGAGGTCGCCTCCACTCTAGCAGAGGTCGCCTCCACTCTAGCAGAGGTCGCCTACACTCTAGCAGAGGTCGTCTACACTCTAGCAGAGGTCGCCTACACTCTAGCAGAGGTCGCCTACACTCTAGCAGAGGTCGTCTACACTCTAGCAGAGGTCGCCTACACTCTAGCAGAGGTCGCCTACACTCTAGCAGAGGTCGCCTACACTCTAGCAGAGGTCGCCTCCACTCTAGCAGAAGTCACCTACACTCTAGCAGAGGTCGTCTACACTCTAGCAGAGGTCGTCTACACTCTAGCAGAGGTCGTCTACACTCTAACAGAGGTCGTCTACACTCTAGCAGAGGTCGTCTACACTCTAGCAGAGGTCGTCTACATTCTAGCAGAGGTCGCCTCCACTCTAACAGAGGTCGTCTACACTCTAGCAGAGGTCGTCTACACTCTAGCAGAGGTCGTCTACACTCTAGCAGAGGTCGCCTCCACTCTAACAGAGGTCGTCTACACTCTAGCAGAGGTCGTCTACACTCTAGCAGAGGCCGCCTCCACTCTAACAGAGGTCGTCTACACTCTAGCAGAGGTCGCCTCTACTCTAACAGAGGTCGTCTACACTCTAGCAGAGGCCGCCTCTACTCTAACAGAGGTCGTCTACACTCTAGCAGAGGTCGTCTACACTCTAGCAGAGGTCGTCTACACTCTAGCAGAGGCCGCCTCTACTCTAACAGAGGTCGTCTACACTCTAGCAGAGGTCGTCTACACTCTAGCAGAGGCCGCCTCTACTCTAACAGAGGTCGTCTACACTCTAGCAGAGGTCGTCTACACTCTAGCAGAGGTCGTCTACACTCTAGCAGAGGCCGCCTCTACTCTAACAGAGGTCGTCTACACTCTAGCAGAGGTCGTCTACACTCTAGCAGAGGCCGCCTCTACTCTAACAGAGGTCGTCTACACTCTAGCAGAGGTCGTCTACACTCTAGCAGAGGTCGTCTACACTCTAGCAGAGGCCGCCTCTACTCTAACAGAGGTCGTCTACACTCTAGCAGAGGTCGTCTACACTCTAGCAGAGGCCGCCTCTACTCTAACAGAGGTCGTCTACACTCTAGCAGAGGTCGTCTACACTCCAGCAGAGGTCGTCTACACTCTAGCAGAGGTCGTCTACACTCTAGCAGAGGTCGTCTACACTCTAGCAGAGGTCGTCTACACTCTAGCAGAGGTCGTCTACATTCTAGCAGAGGTCGTCTACACTCTAGCAGAGGCAGTCTACATTCTAGCAGAGGTTGCCATAACAAGTGACATACTCTCCACTCTTCCCCCTTCCCAGGTCCACTTGTGGTATAATTGGGAGTGA
- the LOC123759960 gene encoding filaggrin-2-like encodes MASVSCVTRPMILNLRTLPVNLLERGTEVVERGTGIVERGTGIVERATDSGTRHRDSGTRHRDSGTRHRDSGTRHRDSGTRHRDSGTRHRDSGTRHRDSGTRHRDSGTRHRDSGTLHRDSGTRYRDSGKRHRDSGTRHRDSGTRHRDSGTRHRDSGTRHRDSGTRHRDSGTRHRDSGTRHRDSGTRHRDSGTRHRDSGTRHRDSGTRHRDSGTRHRDSGTRHRDSGTRHRDSGTRHRDSGTRHRDSGTRHRDSGTRHRDSGTRHRDSGTRHRDSGTRHRDSGTRHRDSGTRHRDSGTRHRDSGTRHRDSGTRHRDSGTRHRDSGTRHRDSGTRHRDSGTRHRDSGTRHRDSGTRHRDSGTRHRDSGTRHRDSGTRHRDSGTRHRDSGTRHRDSGTRHRDSGTRHRDSGTRHRDSGTRHRDSGTRHRDSGTRHRDRRQKQKTS; translated from the exons ATGGCGTCCGTCTCCTGTGTCACTCGCCCCATGATACTCAATCTCCGAACATTGCCAGTCAACCTCT TGGAACGCGGCACTGAGGTAGTGGAACGCGGCACAGGGATAGTGGAACGCGGCACAGGGATAGTAGAACGCGCCACAGATAGTGGAACGCGGCACAGAGATAGTGGAACGCGGCACAGGGATAGTGGAACGCGGCACAGAGATAGTGGAACGCGGCACAGGGATAGTGGAACGCGGCACAGGGATAGTGGAACGCGGCACAGGGATAGTGGAACGCGGCACAGGGATAGTGGAACGCGGCACAGGGATAGTGGAACGCGGCACAGAGATAGTGGAACGCTGCACAGAGATAGTGGAACGCGGTACAGAGATAGTGGAAAGCGCCACAGGGATAGTGGAACGCGCCACAGAGATAGTGGAACGCGGCACAGAGATAGTGGAACGCGGCACAGAGATAGTGGAACGCGGCACAGGGATAGTGGAACGCGGCACAGGGATAGTGGAACGCGGCACAGAGATAGTGGAACGCGGCACAGAGATAGTGGAACGCGGCACAGGGATAGTGGAACGCGGCACAGAGATAGTGGAACGCGGCACAGAGATAGTGGAACGCGGCACAGAGATAGTGGAACGCGGCACAGGGATAGTGGAACGCGGCACAGAGATAGTGGAACGCGGCACAGGGATAGTGGAACGCGGCACAGAGATAGTGGAACGCGGCACAGGGATAGTGGAACGCGGCACAGGGATAGTGGAACGCGGCACAGGGATAGTGGAACGCGGCACAGGGATAGTGGAACGCGGCACAGAGATAGTGGAACGCGGCACAGAGATAGTGGAACGCGGCACAGGGATAGTGGAACGCGGCACAGAGATAGTGGAACGCGGCACAGAGATAGTGGAACGCGGCACAGAGATAGTGGAACGCGGCACAGGGATAGTGGAACGCGGCACAGAGATAGTGGAACGCGGCACAGGGATAGTGGAACGCGGCACAGAGATAGTGGAACGCGGCACAGGGATAGTGGAACGCGGCACAGAGATAGTGGAACGCGGCACAGAGATAGTGGAACGCGGCACAGGGATAGTGGAACGCGGCACAGAGATAGTGGAACGCGGCACAGAGATAGTGGAACGCGGCACAGGGATAGTGGAACGCGGCACAGGGATAGTGGAACGCGGCACAGAGATAGTGGAACGCGGCACAGGGATAGTGGAACGCGGCACAGGGATAGTGGAACGCGGCACAGAGATAGTGGAACGCGGCACAGGGATAGTGGAACGCGGCACAGGGATAGACGCCAGAAACAGAAGACTTCATAA